CCGTAGGCGACGGCATTTTCTTAAATCCAAGGAGTTCGTATGCATAAGAACCTTGTGATTCGACAGGCTCATCAACTAGTTCACTTCGGCCTTGCTCAGTGAACTTGTCACTAGGACTCTGCACTTGCCAAAGGGCAAGTTCACTTCGGCACTGCTCAGTGAACTTGCCTACAGGTCCCTGAGCTTGTCGAAGGGGCGGCACTCGGCACTTTAGCATGTACAGTGCAAGCGAATGGAACGTACACAGCCGCACCCCCGCATCGGGGAACAGTTTCTGCACGCGTTCGCGCATCTCGGCGGCGGCCTTTGCAGTAAACGTGAGTGCCAGAATTTTTTCGGGTTCGACACCGCATAAAATGCGGTACTGGATTCGCTTGGTCAACACCGAGGTCTTGCCCGAACCGGCGCCCGCCAAAATTAAAAGTTGAGCATTTTTCTCATGGTCGTGCAGCACCGCCGCACGCTGGTCTGAATTCAGTCCCTTGAGGATTTTTTCGGCGTCCATAACGCCTCATTGTATGGCTCCTGGTACGTGTACCGAGGCGCCGCTATATATCAACCGTCGCTCACCTTGCGGAGAGCGTCGTCACATCATTTCGAATCGGCTGTCGCCGTGCCGTTTTCCAAAGCGGAATCATCGCGTACCGCGTTTCCGTTCACACCTGCCGGAGCACCTCCGAGCAAGAATACGAAAGCACCGAACAGGCTCAGCACCAAGCTTACAAGGTAGGCCAGCAGCTGAATGACTACCGATTCAAGTCCCGGAACCCCGGCACGGGCAAACAGCGACTGCGCCAGAAGTTCACGCGGACCAAAGCCACCAATCGATATCGGGAGCGCACTCACGATTGCGACCAGCGGGATATAGTAGAAGTACCACGAAATCGAAAGATCGACCCCGACTGCGATTCCGCAAAAATAGTGGACAAAAATGCGGAGCGACTGCGTGACCGCAGAAAGGGCGCTGATAAGTACCCACAGCTTTACCGAGCGGAAATTTTGGAACCGTTCGAACATGTGAATCAGGCGCTCGTTAATTTTTTTCGGGAAAATCTTCGTCAGAATCTTGCACAGGAGGTTTCCGAGCCTACGGCTGCAAAGAGCGGCAAACAGAGCACAGAAACCAAGGAAAATCCAGACCGAGGGCCACATGAAGGAACGTTGGGCAGCATCGTGCATAAAGAACATCAGGCCCATCGCAAGCGCAAACAACGTAATAAAGAAAAGTCCGAACAGTCGGTCAAAAAAGGTGGCCGTAAGCCCTGCGCCTACTGTATCCTGTCCGCCCTGCATACGGATGTCGTAAATTTTCTTGGCGTCGCCACCTACATTCCCCGGCATAAAGTTGTTGAAAAAAAGCCCCACGTAGTAAAGCTTGAGCAGGTGCCCGTAGCCCATTTGCACATTCTGCCGCTCTAGCAGGAGTTTCCACTGCAGGCACGCCGTAAAGTTCGAAAGTCCCAGGCACAAAAGCGCCACAATCAGGGGCCATACGCTATGGGTGCTAAAGAGGGTGTACAGGTCGTCGATACTCCAGTCGGGCGCCATCACAATGTTCTTGTAGACAAAGTAAGCCGGAACGAGCGTTACCACCAACTTGAGGCAAAATACCAGGATCGATTTCAGGCGACCGTTCAACTTACTCATCGGAAGCCTCCGACACCTGATGCTGAATGACCGTATCCTGCAAAAGGTCAAGAGTCATTTCGGCAGCAATGTCCCAGCGGAATTCATCGGCATATTCCCTTGCCGCTTGAGCAAGGCGCATCCGCAGGTCGTCGTTGCTGTAAATGCGGTCCATCTCGAAGGCGCAGGATTCCGCATCCCCTACCGGGAAAAGGAGTCCCGTCTCGCCGTTCCGCACACTGTCGCGCAGTCCCGGCACATCGCAGGCGATTGTCGTTGTACCAAGTTTCGCCGCCTCGACTACGGTAAGGCCCCAGCCTTCCTTGTAGCTTGTCTGCAAAAGGGCTACCGCATTCTGCAACAGTTTTCGTTTTTTGGCCGTGGAGACAAACCCCAACAGATCCACACGGTCCGAAAGGCCCCGCTGGTTCAACCACGCCGGAATCTTTTTCAGGAGCGGTCCGTCGCCTGCCACCACGAGTTTTACGTCCGGGTGATTCTCCGCAAATTTTTCAAAGGCTTCTAGAGCCGTCCAGATTCCCTTGTAGCGGTGCACACGCGAAAGCCACAGGAAATAAGGTGTCGACGGGGTTTCGTCCGTTTCCTCCCCAGGAGCACTTTCTTCAGGAAGGGTGGTCGGCTCCACGTCATCCGAGCCAGGCTCCATTTGTGTCGGTTCCACGTCATCCGAGCCAGGTTCCTTTTGTATCGGGTCAACGTCATCGGAACCGTTATAGATGACCGAGATGCGGTCTTCTTCGACGCCGATTTCAGAAAGTTCGCGACGCGTACTCGGGCTCACCACAATGAAGGGCTGTTTCGTATAGAAGAACGGAATCATCCGCTCGAAAGCCCAAACCACAAACGCCACCGGGAACGCCGCCTCGTGGAAAATGGAGCCACGCCACAGGTGATGCATCTGCACCACCACCGGTTTCTTGATCAAAAACGGCGTAAACAGCGGAAGCTTGTTCAAGTCCTCGACCACCACATCGAAGTTGAATTCGCGGTCGAGACTCCGGATATTCATTGCCGCCGTAAGCTGGAACAGCAGATCGCCACCCTTGCGGATGACCTCGATTCCATCGACAGTCTCGCGGGGCTTACAACCGGCGAACGCCGTCGTGAGGAGCACAACCTTGTGCCCCGCTTCGGCAACCAGCGAAAAAATACGGTGAAGGTGCTTTTCGGCTCCCCCTGCGGCAGGGTGAAGGCGATCGCGGTAATTGACTACGAGGATGTTCATCGGCTAGGGCTTTCTGCCCAGGACTCCAATGCACAGCTGCGTATAGTGCATAAGCGAATTGTTTTCGAGCGCATCCAGAATCGCATCTTTTGCCTTCTGGTAGGCCGTACCCTGCAACGGATACTTCGGCAGTTCCACGCCCACCTTGAATCCCACTTCGCGGAGGATTCGGTAGAACAGGTTCGGGCGCATCCAGTCGCCATACTGGTAGATACATTCAAAACCTGCATCGGTCATGAGCTTTTTCAGCTGCGGCATGGTGAACTGTTTTTCCCAGCCGGCAAACCACTTGTCCATGGCAATCAGAATATGCTTGATAACGGTATACGGATGGACGGTCTGCGGCACGTCGCACAGACAGTGACCGCCGTGTTTCAAGATGCGGTAATTTTCCTTGATCAGCGGGAGCGAATCCTTAAAATGCTCGGCCAGCCCCTGATGGAACACCAGGTCAAAGGTGCAATCCGGGAACGGCGCCTTGAACGCATCGCCGCGCACAAGCTTCAGGTTATCGTAAAGGTTATCCTTCGCGCGAATGGCGTCCACAATTTTCAAACTGTTTTCGGCGTAATCCAGCACATAGACGTCGGCACCCAGGCGGGCCAGTTCAGCACTGTCGCGACCGGTACCGGCTCCGACCTCCAAAACCTTGAGGCCCTCGAGCTTAAAATTCTTCTTAATCGTATTCAGGACCGACGGAGACGAAGGGTAAACCTTGTCCATATCGTTCTTCTGTTGCCAGAACTTATTCCATACCGACTGATCAGGTTCTTTAATAGACATAGCGCGTAAAATATACGAAATTTTATATGAAATTTTTGAAAAGGGGTATGCATCCCCCTAAAACCCCTATTCTAATTAAAGATCATCCAAAAGCAACTGCAGGGAGCAATACAATCAAGAAGGGGCGCACATCAATAGTCATAATTCTATGACTATATTTTACATTTTTAGACAATTTTTCTATATTTAACACACAGGTGGCACGAAATAGGGCCAATTTTTGTTAAATTTGATACACTTTGCGATTTTTTTACACTATTGGCACACATCTTGCTTAAAAAAAAGCGATATTATAAGAGTAAGGTCGTAAACATGCATATTGATTCAACAGATACTACACTAAAAAGATACCTAGAAGATATTCGACGCACAGCACCCCTTTCCCGCGAAGAAGAACAGATTCTTTTCCAGAAAGCAAAAGAAGGCGACAAGATCGCCCGTAAAAAGCTGATTTCCGCAAACATGCGTTTCGTTCTGAAAGTCGCCATCCAGTACCGCGGCTGCCCGATTCCGCTGCCTGACCTAGTGAGCGAAGGCGCCATGGGACTCGTGCGCGCCATTGAATCTTTCGAACACACCCGTGGTCTTAAGTTCATTAGCTACGGCGTTTGGTGGATCAAGGCTTATATTACCCGCGCCATCAACGAGCAGGGCAACCTGATCCGCCTTCCGGCGAACCAGCACCTCCGCGTACGCAAGGCTTTGCACGAACAGAGCCGCGGTAAGGAAATCAACGAAGAAATCCGCGAACTCATCCAGATCGGTCAGCGCGGCGTTTCTTTCGACAGCCCGCTGAAGGCGGATTCCAAGGCGACGTACGCCGAAGTGCTCCCCGATGGCACCGCGACGAACCCGGAAAACGAATCCGAAATCCAGAGCGTCGAGGCTTTGGCCCGCGACCTTATGGAACAGCTCCCGGAACGCGAAGCCAAGGTGATCACCGGTATCTTCGGCATTAACCAGGAAGCTCCGCAGACGCTGCGTGAAGTGGGTGAATCCATGAACATATCCCACGAACGTGTCCGTCAGTTGCGCGACCAGGCTCTCCGCCGCATCCGCAAGTACAACAGCAAGGAATTCCTGCAGGACAAGAAGGAAGCGTTCTTGGCCGCCATTAATAAGTAGCGAGTCGAGCGTCGCAGAAAAACGCTTGCGTTTTTCTATGACCGAGACGAAGCACTTATGGACGCGGAGCATCAATAATAGCGAGTCGAGTGTTGCGCGCAAGCCGAAGAACTGCGCATAACCGAGGCAAAGCAATCCACCCCAGTTTAAAAACTGGGGTGT
This genomic stretch from uncultured Fibrobacter sp. harbors:
- a CDS encoding class I SAM-dependent methyltransferase, with translation MSIKEPDQSVWNKFWQQKNDMDKVYPSSPSVLNTIKKNFKLEGLKVLEVGAGTGRDSAELARLGADVYVLDYAENSLKIVDAIRAKDNLYDNLKLVRGDAFKAPFPDCTFDLVFHQGLAEHFKDSLPLIKENYRILKHGGHCLCDVPQTVHPYTVIKHILIAMDKWFAGWEKQFTMPQLKKLMTDAGFECIYQYGDWMRPNLFYRILREVGFKVGVELPKYPLQGTAYQKAKDAILDALENNSLMHYTQLCIGVLGRKP
- a CDS encoding glycosyltransferase family 4 protein, translating into MNILVVNYRDRLHPAAGGAEKHLHRIFSLVAEAGHKVVLLTTAFAGCKPRETVDGIEVIRKGGDLLFQLTAAMNIRSLDREFNFDVVVEDLNKLPLFTPFLIKKPVVVQMHHLWRGSIFHEAAFPVAFVVWAFERMIPFFYTKQPFIVVSPSTRRELSEIGVEEDRISVIYNGSDDVDPIQKEPGSDDVEPTQMEPGSDDVEPTTLPEESAPGEETDETPSTPYFLWLSRVHRYKGIWTALEAFEKFAENHPDVKLVVAGDGPLLKKIPAWLNQRGLSDRVDLLGFVSTAKKRKLLQNAVALLQTSYKEGWGLTVVEAAKLGTTTIACDVPGLRDSVRNGETGLLFPVGDAESCAFEMDRIYSNDDLRMRLAQAAREYADEFRWDIAAEMTLDLLQDTVIQHQVSEASDE
- a CDS encoding lysylphosphatidylglycerol synthase transmembrane domain-containing protein, which encodes MSKLNGRLKSILVFCLKLVVTLVPAYFVYKNIVMAPDWSIDDLYTLFSTHSVWPLIVALLCLGLSNFTACLQWKLLLERQNVQMGYGHLLKLYYVGLFFNNFMPGNVGGDAKKIYDIRMQGGQDTVGAGLTATFFDRLFGLFFITLFALAMGLMFFMHDAAQRSFMWPSVWIFLGFCALFAALCSRRLGNLLCKILTKIFPKKINERLIHMFERFQNFRSVKLWVLISALSAVTQSLRIFVHYFCGIAVGVDLSISWYFYYIPLVAIVSALPISIGGFGPRELLAQSLFARAGVPGLESVVIQLLAYLVSLVLSLFGAFVFLLGGAPAGVNGNAVRDDSALENGTATADSK
- a CDS encoding RNA polymerase sigma factor RpoD/SigA → MHIDSTDTTLKRYLEDIRRTAPLSREEEQILFQKAKEGDKIARKKLISANMRFVLKVAIQYRGCPIPLPDLVSEGAMGLVRAIESFEHTRGLKFISYGVWWIKAYITRAINEQGNLIRLPANQHLRVRKALHEQSRGKEINEEIRELIQIGQRGVSFDSPLKADSKATYAEVLPDGTATNPENESEIQSVEALARDLMEQLPEREAKVITGIFGINQEAPQTLREVGESMNISHERVRQLRDQALRRIRKYNSKEFLQDKKEAFLAAINK